One stretch of Euphorbia lathyris chromosome 7, ddEupLath1.1, whole genome shotgun sequence DNA includes these proteins:
- the LOC136235180 gene encoding tubulin beta chain: protein MREILHIQGGQCGNQIGSKFWEVICDEHGVDPTGRYKGDGSSDLQLERINVYYNEASGGRYVPRAVLMDLEPGTMDSIRSGPYGQIFRPDNFVFGQSGAGNNWAKGHYTEGAELIDAVLDVVRKEAENCDCLQGFQVCHSLGGGTGSGMGTLLISKIREEYPDRMMLTFSVFPSPKVSDTVVEPYNATLSVHQLVENADECMVLDNEALYDICFRTLKLSTPSFGDLNHLISATMSGVTCCLRFPGQLNSDLRKLAVNLIPFPRLHFFMVGFAPLTSRGSQQYISLTVPELTQQMWDSKNMMCAADPRHGRYLTASAMFRGKMSTKEVDEQMINVQNKNSSYFVEWIPNNVKSSVCDIPPMGLRMASTFVGNSTSIQEMFRRVSEQFTAMFRRKAFLHWYTGEGMDEMEFTEAESNMNDLVAEYQQYQDATAEEDGDYEDEGVEENYEG from the exons ATGAGAGAAATCTTACACATTCAGGGCGGCCAATGTGGTAACCAAATCGGCTCCAAATTCTGGGAGGTTATCTGCGATGAACATGGCGTCGATCCTACCGGAAGGTATAAGGGAGATGGCTCGTCGGATCTCCAGCTTGAGAGAATTAATGTGTATTACAATGAGGCTTCCGGTGGAAGGTATGTTCCTAGGGCGGTTCTCATGGATCTTGAACCTGGTACTATGGATAGTATCAGATCTGGTCCTTATGGACAGATCTTTAGGCCTGATAACTTCGTGTTTGGCCAGTCTGGTGCGGGTAATAACTGGGCGAAAGGTCATTATACTGAAGGAGCTGAGTTGATTGATGCCGTTCTTGATGTTGTTCGTAAGGAAGCTGAGAACTGTGATTGCTTGCAAG GTTTTCAGGTATGCCACTCACTTGGAGGAGGCACAGGCTCTGGCATGGGGACTCTACTCATTTCAAAGATCAGAGAGGAATACCCAGACAGGATGATGCTTACATTCTCTGTTTTCCCCTCACCAAAGGTCTCAGACACAGTTGTGGAGCCTTACAATGCTACTCTCTCTGTGCATCAGTTGGTAGAGAATGCTGATGAATGCATGGTACTTGATAATGAAGCACTATATGATATCTGCTTCAGGACCCTAAAGCTTAGCACTCCAAGCT TTGGTGATCTGAATCACTTGATATCTGCAACAATGAGCGGTGTAACATGCTGCCTGAGGTTCCCAGGACAGCTCAATTCAGACCTTCGGAAGCTTGCTGTGAACCTGATCCCATTTCCGCGTCTTCACTTCTTTATGGTAGGATTTGCACCACTGACTTCACGTGGGTCTCAGCAGTACATCTCCCTCACTGTGCCCGAGCTAACTCAGCAAATGTGGGATTCCAAGAACATGATGTGTGCTGCTGACCCTCGCCATGGCCGCTACTTAACTGCCTCGGCTATGTTCAGGGGAAAGATGAGCACCAAAGAGGTTGATGAACAGATGATTAATGTGCAGAACAAAAATTCATCATATTTTGTGGAGTGGATACCCAACAATGTGAAGTCTAGTGTTTGTGATATTCCTCCAATGGGTTTGAGGATGGCATCGACTTTTGTAGGGAACTCCACATCAATTCAGGAGATGTTCAGGAGGGTAAGTGAGCAATTCACTGCTATGTTTCGTCGCAAGGCTTTCTTGCATTGGTACACTGGGGAAGGCATGGATGAAATGGAGTTCACTGAAGCTGAGAGCAATATGAATGATTTGGTGGCAGAATACCAGCAATACCAGGATGCAACTGCTGAGGAGGATGGGGATTATGAGGATGAAGGCGTGGAAGAGAATTATGAAGGCTAA
- the LOC136200648 gene encoding uncharacterized protein → MAFDGFPPFISAQLQYLLHNYPHTIKVDQVWSGSKYFPASLDRFTLLIPYCLDFLKWDIIYNVEFPLAAPDVIFGADDVDFHPFQGTDGEEGDSKLVKNSLTDWNNKDPTLLLALIQELREKYMVYQNKRVEEVDDDRLKFEICTMLSREGIEMRTSSVVDKPEEVRFSVPLMDMNLNKMVLACPWRYPQKIYLQVAYPVAKKYMSVPSAPRLKLISTPELKALFSVDDVKLPSWVDGMCMAEYLPHLEELLQRQVLEAVSLIDVRRRFIEASVPLFGRPIEADPVFCRKATFLACSGPFTFLVHFHLSTQFPKQQPSLMLQSIQHFNSHGSPAKTSLSEYPWSPRWEASLMAERVYDFLLDESLNFKRQCNETQLQQQQQQH, encoded by the exons ATGGCGTTTGATGGTTTTCCTCCTTTCATCTCCGCTCAGCTCCAGTACCTTCTCCACAACTATCCTCACACGATCAAG GTTGATCAGGTGTGGTCAGGTAGCAAGTATTTCCCTGCAAGTCTCGACCGATTCACATTGCTCATCCCATACTGTCTAGACTTTCTCAAAT GGGATATTATCTACAATGTGGAATTTCCACTAGCCGCTCCAGATGTTATATTTGGAGCGGATGATGTAGATTTTCATCCATTTCAAGGAACGGATGGTGAGGAAGGAGATTCAAAGTTAGTCAAGAACAGTTTGACTGATTGGAATAACAAAGATCCAACACTTCTGTTGGCTCTCATTCAGGAGTTGAG agagaaatACATGGTCTATCAAAATAAGCGTGTTGAAGAAGTTGATGATGATCGGTTGAAGTTTGAAATTTGCACCATGTTATCTAGAGAG GGAATTGAAATGCGCACAAGTTCAGTTGTTGACAAG CCCGAGGAGGTCAGGTTTTCAGTGCCTCTTATGGACATGAATCTAAACAAAATGGTACTCGCATGTCCCTGGAGATATCCTCAAAAGATATACTTGCAG GTTGCATACCCTGTTGCTAAAAAGTATATGTCTGTCCCATCAGCACCTCGTCTAAAATTAATATCCACTCCTGAGTTGAAAGCTCTATTTTCTGTTGATGATGTTAAACTTCCTTCTTGGGTGGATGGAAT gTGCATGGCTGAATATCTTCCCCATTTAGAAGAACTCCTTCAGCGACAG GTCTTAGAAGCAGTTTCATTAATTGATGTAAGAAGGCGCTTTATTGAGGCATCAGTCCCACTGTTTGGAAGGCCAATAGAAGCTGATCCA GTCTTTTGTAGAAAAGCTACATTCCTTGCTTGCTCTGGACCATTTACATTCCTG GTGCATTTTCACCTTTCAACTCAGTTTCCAAAACAACAGCCATCTCTGATGCTTCAAAGTATTCAG CATTTTAATAGTCATGGCTCACCAGCCAAGACATCCCTGTCTGAATATCCATGGAGTCCAAGATGGGAAGCATCACTAATGGCAGAGCGTGTCTA TGACTTTTTGTTGGATGAGTCCCTGAACTTCAAAAGGCAATGTAATGAAACTCAACTGCAACAGCAACAGCAACAGCACTAA